A DNA window from Acinetobacter sp. 10FS3-1 contains the following coding sequences:
- the purL gene encoding phosphoribosylformylglycinamidine synthase, with protein sequence MFIVAGAPAHSSFKKTQLLSRLSSISSVQSIESQWVYLFDQALNEQQQQSALQLLNDGQSFDLHQATSDEIQILVTPRLGTISPWSSKATDIFKNCNTPVHRLERGVLFTLKGEKELSKEVLQVLHDRMTESVFNTIEDAAALFTETAPKPLNSIDILGQGKAALVQANNEFGFALSDEEIDYLTDAFNKLGRNPNDIELMMFAQANSEHCRHKIFGSEWTIDGEVQPLSLFQMIKNTYKESPTDVLSAYKDNASVIVGSDTQRFYPTKEDNGQHVYKYKSQAAHILMKVETHNHPTAIAPFAGAATGSGGEIRDEGATGRGGKPKAGLTGFTVSNLNIPGFEQPWEENYGKPSRMASPLQIMIEGPLGGAAFNNEFGRPALNGYFRTFEQNVNGEVKGFHKPIMIAGGYGNIRPDHVEKDPIQPGDLLIVLGGPAMLIGLGGGAASSVDSGTMGENLDFASVQRENPEMERRCQEVIDTCWRMEDENPIVSVHDVGAGGISNAMPELVNDHELGAVLDLRKIPSLEPGMSPMEIWSNEAQERYVLAIRPESLPLFESICARERCPFAVLGEATEARHLTVEDPLFGNKPVDMPMQVMLGGTPRMSRSYETVERKGDDFDASKVTDLKDAIYRVIKNPTVASKSFLITIGDRSITGMVARDQMVGRWQIPVADAAVTTTSLVGYNGEAMAMGERPPVALLNPAASARLSVAESITNIMSAKIKQISDIKLSANWMAAAGQPGEDQALFEGVKAIGMEMCPALGIAIPVGKDSLSMRTTWNDEGTDKSVTSPMSGVITAFAPVTDVRKTLTPELKNIDSVLLRIDLSKGQFRLGGSILAQVYKAIGSVTPDVDSFDDLKAFFALVQEWSDRDLIKAYHDIGDGGLLATVAEMMFTSRLGVALEEQSVPALFAEEIGAVLQIAKADWEVLQAEVAASSLKDAISVVGTVNNTDQLSVNGLVLERADLQVAWTEVSHQIQRLRDNVETADQEFSLITDQSHQGLIAQPTFDLNEPVEAPYINSRRPNMAILREQGVNGHVEMAAAFDKVGFNTVDVHMSDLLAGRISLDDFEGLVTCGGFSYGDVLGAGGGWAKSVLFNPQLRDQFEKFFNRQETFSLGICNGCQMLSQLAPLIPGADAWPRFHRNKSEVFEARSVNVRVEKSHSVLLEGMEGSILPIAVAHGEGRVVASAENLAALNAGNQVIMRYVDSQGQATEQYPLNPNGSPEGISGVTSQDGRATILMPHPERNFRAVQHSWKPEDWDQDGAWLRMFRNARKFIG encoded by the coding sequence ATGTTTATTGTTGCCGGTGCACCTGCACATTCTTCATTTAAGAAAACTCAACTACTTTCACGTTTATCGTCAATTAGTTCTGTTCAATCAATTGAAAGTCAATGGGTCTACCTCTTTGACCAAGCGCTCAACGAGCAACAACAGCAATCCGCTTTGCAGCTTTTAAATGATGGTCAATCTTTTGATTTACACCAAGCGACAAGTGATGAAATCCAGATTTTAGTAACACCACGATTAGGCACCATTTCTCCATGGTCATCCAAAGCGACAGATATTTTCAAGAACTGTAATACCCCAGTTCATCGTCTGGAACGCGGTGTTTTATTTACCTTAAAAGGTGAAAAAGAGCTTTCTAAAGAAGTACTGCAGGTTTTACATGACCGCATGACTGAAAGCGTGTTTAATACGATTGAAGATGCTGCGGCACTGTTTACTGAAACAGCACCAAAACCTTTGAACTCGATTGATATTCTGGGTCAGGGCAAGGCAGCGTTAGTTCAGGCGAACAATGAATTCGGTTTTGCACTGTCTGATGAAGAAATTGATTATTTAACCGATGCCTTTAACAAGCTGGGCCGTAACCCGAATGATATTGAGCTGATGATGTTTGCACAGGCAAACTCTGAGCATTGCCGTCACAAAATCTTCGGTTCAGAATGGACCATTGATGGTGAAGTTCAGCCTTTGTCACTGTTCCAGATGATCAAGAACACCTATAAGGAATCACCAACAGATGTATTGTCTGCTTATAAAGACAACGCCTCAGTGATTGTAGGTTCTGATACGCAACGTTTCTATCCAACCAAGGAAGATAACGGCCAGCACGTTTATAAATATAAGAGCCAGGCTGCTCATATTCTGATGAAAGTGGAAACACACAACCACCCAACTGCGATTGCGCCATTTGCCGGTGCTGCGACCGGTTCAGGCGGTGAAATCCGGGATGAAGGTGCGACAGGTCGTGGTGGTAAGCCGAAAGCTGGCTTGACCGGTTTCACAGTATCTAACCTGAATATTCCTGGTTTTGAACAGCCTTGGGAAGAAAACTACGGCAAACCATCACGTATGGCATCGCCACTGCAAATCATGATTGAAGGGCCGTTGGGTGGTGCAGCGTTTAACAACGAATTTGGTCGTCCGGCTTTAAATGGTTATTTCCGTACTTTTGAACAGAACGTCAATGGCGAAGTGAAAGGCTTCCATAAGCCGATCATGATTGCAGGTGGTTACGGTAACATCCGTCCTGACCATGTAGAAAAAGATCCAATCCAGCCGGGTGACTTGCTCATCGTGCTGGGGGGGCCTGCCATGCTGATCGGTCTGGGCGGCGGCGCAGCGTCTTCTGTAGACAGCGGTACCATGGGTGAAAATCTGGACTTCGCATCGGTACAGCGTGAAAACCCGGAAATGGAACGCCGTTGTCAGGAAGTCATTGATACTTGCTGGCGCATGGAAGATGAAAACCCGATCGTTTCGGTACATGACGTCGGTGCAGGCGGTATTTCAAATGCAATGCCTGAACTGGTCAATGACCACGAACTGGGTGCGGTACTGGATCTACGTAAGATTCCATCTTTAGAGCCAGGCATGTCGCCAATGGAAATCTGGTCAAACGAAGCACAAGAGCGTTATGTGCTTGCGATCCGTCCAGAATCTCTGCCACTGTTTGAGTCAATCTGTGCGCGTGAACGTTGTCCGTTTGCGGTACTGGGCGAAGCGACTGAAGCGCGTCATTTAACTGTTGAAGATCCATTATTTGGCAACAAGCCGGTGGACATGCCAATGCAGGTGATGCTTGGCGGTACCCCGCGTATGAGCCGTTCATATGAAACAGTGGAGCGTAAAGGTGATGACTTTGATGCGTCTAAAGTCACTGACCTGAAAGATGCGATTTACCGCGTGATCAAGAACCCGACAGTTGCATCTAAATCATTCCTGATCACTATTGGTGACCGCTCGATTACCGGTATGGTTGCACGTGACCAGATGGTGGGTCGTTGGCAGATTCCTGTCGCGGATGCTGCAGTGACCACCACCAGTCTAGTCGGTTATAACGGTGAAGCGATGGCGATGGGCGAGCGTCCACCGGTAGCATTGTTAAATCCGGCAGCATCTGCACGTTTATCGGTTGCTGAGTCTATTACAAACATCATGTCAGCGAAGATTAAACAGATCAGTGACATCAAATTGTCTGCAAACTGGATGGCGGCTGCCGGTCAACCAGGTGAAGACCAAGCTTTATTCGAAGGCGTAAAAGCCATCGGTATGGAAATGTGTCCAGCACTGGGAATCGCGATTCCTGTGGGTAAAGACTCATTGTCGATGCGTACGACCTGGAATGACGAAGGTACAGATAAATCTGTGACTTCGCCAATGTCAGGGGTAATCACGGCATTTGCGCCAGTGACTGATGTGCGCAAGACATTGACCCCTGAATTGAAAAACATTGATTCTGTACTGCTACGTATCGATCTTTCTAAAGGCCAATTCCGTCTAGGCGGTTCGATTCTGGCTCAGGTTTATAAAGCGATTGGTTCAGTAACCCCTGACGTTGATAGCTTTGATGACTTGAAAGCTTTCTTTGCACTGGTTCAGGAGTGGAGCGATCGCGACCTGATCAAGGCCTATCATGACATCGGTGATGGCGGCTTATTGGCCACTGTTGCAGAAATGATGTTTACGTCACGTCTGGGTGTTGCACTCGAAGAACAATCTGTGCCTGCACTGTTCGCTGAAGAAATCGGGGCAGTTCTGCAAATCGCCAAAGCAGATTGGGAAGTATTGCAAGCAGAAGTTGCGGCTTCAAGCTTGAAAGATGCTATCTCTGTTGTGGGTACAGTCAACAATACGGACCAGTTGTCTGTAAATGGTCTGGTACTTGAGCGTGCCGATTTACAAGTGGCCTGGACTGAGGTTTCTCATCAAATCCAGCGTTTACGTGACAACGTCGAAACTGCGGATCAAGAATTTTCCCTGATCACAGACCAGTCCCACCAGGGCTTGATCGCTCAACCGACATTCGATTTGAATGAGCCAGTTGAAGCCCCATATATCAATTCACGTCGTCCAAATATGGCAATTCTGCGTGAGCAGGGTGTGAATGGTCATGTTGAAATGGCAGCTGCATTCGATAAAGTGGGCTTCAATACGGTTGACGTACATATGAGTGACCTGCTGGCTGGCCGTATCAGTCTGGATGACTTTGAAGGTCTGGTGACCTGTGGTGGCTTCTCTTATGGTGACGTACTCGGTGCAGGCGGCGGCTGGGCCAAATCTGTATTGTTTAACCCGCAGCTACGTGACCAGTTCGAGAAATTCTTCAACCGTCAGGAAACCTTCTCTTTAGGTATCTGTAATGGTTGTCAGATGTTGTCTCAATTGGCACCCCTTATTCCGGGGGCAGATGCATGGCCGCGTTTCCATCGCAACAAATCAGAGGTTTTTGAAGCACGTAGCGTCAACGTTCGTGTCGAGAAATCTCATTCTGTATTGCTAGAAGGTATGGAAGGTTCTATTCTTCCAATCGCTGTGGCGCATGGTGAAGGTCGTGTGGTTGCATCTGCTGAAAATCTGGCTGCACTGAATGCAGGTAATCAAGTGATTATGCGCTATGTTGACAGCCAAGGTCAGGCAACAGAGCAATATCCATTAAACCCGAACGGTTCGCCTGAAGGGATCTCTGGTGTAACTTCTCAAGATGGTCGTGCAACAATTCTGATGCCACACCCAGAGCGTAACTTCCGTGCGGTTCAGCATTCTTGGAAACCGGAAGACTGGGATCAAGATGGTGCCTGGTTACGTATGTTCCGTAATGCACGTAAGTTTATTGGTTAA
- a CDS encoding nicotinate-nicotinamide nucleotide adenylyltransferase — protein sequence MNYTFDYLVFIGRFQPFHLAHMQTIKIALKQSRQVILALGSAQNERNIKNPFSAAEREQMVLSNFSAEDQQRIKFVHVIDVYNDQKWQKLVKSLVTGVVEPDAKVGLIGHFKDESSYYLKLFPEWEMVELESLKGAISATPLREAYYAGKIVESAFPLGTSEFLHQFQKTPIYQQLRHKYLTQDKTNLE from the coding sequence ATGAACTATACATTTGATTATCTGGTTTTTATTGGCCGCTTTCAGCCCTTTCATCTGGCCCATATGCAAACCATTAAAATTGCATTAAAACAAAGCCGGCAAGTGATTCTGGCCTTAGGTTCGGCACAGAATGAACGGAATATTAAAAATCCATTTAGTGCTGCTGAGCGTGAACAGATGGTTTTATCTAATTTTTCCGCTGAAGATCAGCAACGGATCAAATTTGTTCATGTGATTGATGTTTATAATGACCAAAAATGGCAGAAACTGGTCAAATCACTCGTCACAGGTGTCGTTGAACCAGATGCAAAAGTGGGTTTAATTGGCCATTTTAAGGATGAATCTTCCTATTATCTTAAGCTGTTTCCTGAATGGGAGATGGTCGAGCTTGAAAGCCTGAAAGGCGCAATTTCAGCAACGCCGCTACGTGAAGCTTATTATGCTGGGAAAATTGTTGAATCGGCTTTTCCTTTAGGAACCAGTGAGTTTTTACATCAATTTCAAAAAACACCTATTTACCAACAATTGCGGCACAAATACCTGACTCAAGACAAAACCAATCTTGAGTAA
- a CDS encoding YceI family protein: protein MNVRIAKSVLVAGMLSLNFATHATPQQWELTPETQVGFEIKSMGLSIVKGKFEQIQSSMSFDPAAPLHASAQFVLDIKSLSLNKPSLSNLILGEDFFDVEKYQTATFTSREFIVLGPHHYSITGDLSLRGVTRRVVLDTILKPSISQPQRLDVDATTVITRSDFGMKKAFGGIGEKVNIVVSGQWQLK, encoded by the coding sequence ATGAATGTCAGGATCGCGAAAAGCGTCTTAGTTGCAGGAATGCTGAGCTTAAATTTTGCTACTCATGCCACTCCTCAGCAATGGGAACTCACGCCAGAAACTCAAGTCGGTTTTGAGATCAAGTCGATGGGGTTGTCGATTGTAAAAGGTAAATTTGAGCAGATTCAGTCTAGCATGAGTTTTGATCCTGCAGCTCCACTCCATGCCTCCGCCCAGTTTGTTCTCGACATCAAAAGTTTGAGTTTAAATAAGCCCTCGTTGAGTAATCTGATTCTGGGAGAAGATTTCTTTGATGTTGAAAAATATCAGACTGCGACTTTCACGAGCCGTGAATTTATCGTTTTAGGTCCTCATCACTACAGTATTACAGGTGATTTATCCTTGCGGGGCGTGACCCGACGGGTGGTTTTGGATACTATCTTAAAACCCAGTATCAGCCAGCCCCAACGTTTGGATGTTGACGCGACGACAGTGATAACACGCAGTGACTTTGGAATGAAAAAAGCATTTGGCGGGATTGGAGAAAAAGTCAATATTGTAGTTTCTGGACAATGGCAGCTTAAATAG
- the queC gene encoding 7-cyano-7-deazaguanine synthase QueC, with amino-acid sequence MRPRAIVLLSGGLDSTTCLAWAQARYECIALSFMYGQRSTTELDAARALVKRAGIEHRVINIDLGNLGGSALTDPSLEIPDQEQEGIPITYVPARNTIFLSYALAAAEVLHAEAIVIGINAVDYSGYPDCRQEFIEAFANMARLATKVGIEGQALKFETPLLHLSKANIIRLGLEHGVDYSQTVSCYQADDLGRACGKCDSCRLRKQGFADAGVEDPTRYIP; translated from the coding sequence ATGCGCCCTCGTGCCATTGTATTGTTATCTGGCGGATTAGACTCAACAACCTGTCTGGCTTGGGCGCAGGCACGGTATGAATGTATTGCGCTAAGCTTTATGTACGGTCAGCGCTCTACCACCGAGCTGGACGCAGCACGTGCCTTGGTAAAACGTGCAGGTATAGAACACCGTGTAATTAATATTGATTTAGGTAACCTGGGTGGCTCAGCCCTGACTGATCCTAGCCTTGAGATCCCGGATCAGGAACAGGAAGGTATTCCTATTACCTATGTACCTGCACGCAACACCATCTTCCTCTCTTATGCCCTGGCAGCGGCAGAAGTCTTACACGCTGAGGCCATCGTAATCGGAATTAATGCAGTGGATTATTCGGGCTATCCAGACTGCCGCCAAGAGTTTATTGAAGCTTTTGCCAACATGGCTCGCCTTGCCACCAAAGTCGGTATTGAAGGTCAGGCGCTCAAATTTGAAACACCTTTGTTACATTTATCCAAAGCAAATATTATTCGCTTAGGTCTGGAACATGGCGTAGACTACAGTCAAACGGTATCTTGCTACCAGGCAGATGACCTAGGACGTGCCTGTGGAAAATGCGACAGTTGTCGTTTACGCAAACAAGGTTTTGCAGACGCAGGTGTTGAAGACCCGACACGTTATATACCGTAA
- a CDS encoding peroxiredoxin — protein MSEISLLDQNFPATTGEINLAQLDTPWLVIYFYPKDSTPGCTTQAVSFSCLKDQFDALNTTIIGISRDSVKAHQNFTEKQNLTINLISDKEEVLCNHFDVIKEKNMYGKKVMGIERSTFIFHNGILLKEYRKVKAAGHAEQVLEDLKALQAA, from the coding sequence ATGTCTGAGATCAGTTTACTTGACCAGAATTTTCCTGCAACGACAGGTGAAATCAATTTAGCTCAACTGGATACACCATGGCTGGTGATTTATTTTTATCCTAAAGATTCTACCCCCGGCTGTACCACTCAAGCGGTCAGTTTTTCATGCCTAAAAGATCAGTTTGATGCTTTAAATACCACAATTATTGGTATTTCACGTGATTCGGTTAAAGCCCATCAAAACTTTACTGAAAAGCAAAATCTGACGATTAATCTGATTAGCGATAAAGAAGAAGTGTTATGTAATCACTTTGATGTGATCAAAGAAAAAAATATGTATGGCAAAAAAGTTATGGGCATTGAACGCTCAACTTTTATTTTCCATAACGGCATATTGCTTAAAGAATACCGCAAAGTGAAAGCTGCAGGTCATGCTGAGCAGGTGCTAGAGGATTTAAAAGCCCTTCAAGCGGCTTAA
- a CDS encoding nitroreductase family protein: MTEKKRYHEPAPQDIDVDNFRKVIESRRSVRKFTSKAIPAEVLDDCLDLALLAPNSSNLQPWTFYVVQNPAKKKRLVKACMSQLAAKTASELIVCVARTDRIDEIAKRNINEFPFPEAPPAVKKYYKYIPYNYKTGYLNAFGNFKKVAFKVARTLDKQMPVSAFNPADAKLWASKTTALACENLVLALRAYGFDSCMMEGFDEPLVREILALNDGQYPVMVIAAGERAKDGVFFPQYRFDRELFIQKV, from the coding sequence ATGACTGAAAAAAAGCGCTACCACGAACCTGCTCCCCAAGATATTGATGTAGACAACTTCCGTAAGGTAATTGAAAGCCGCCGTTCGGTACGTAAATTTACCAGCAAAGCGATTCCTGCCGAAGTGCTCGATGATTGTCTGGATCTCGCCTTACTGGCCCCCAACTCATCGAACTTGCAGCCCTGGACCTTCTATGTGGTACAAAATCCTGCCAAAAAGAAACGCCTGGTGAAAGCCTGCATGAGCCAGCTGGCTGCCAAGACAGCATCTGAACTGATTGTCTGTGTTGCCCGCACTGACCGTATAGATGAAATAGCCAAACGTAATATTAATGAGTTTCCATTTCCAGAAGCTCCACCTGCAGTCAAGAAATACTACAAATACATTCCCTATAACTACAAAACCGGTTATCTGAATGCCTTTGGCAATTTTAAGAAAGTGGCGTTCAAAGTCGCCCGTACACTGGACAAGCAAATGCCGGTATCAGCATTTAATCCTGCGGATGCCAAACTGTGGGCCAGCAAAACTACAGCACTGGCCTGTGAAAATCTGGTTCTGGCCTTACGTGCTTATGGCTTTGACAGCTGCATGATGGAAGGATTTGATGAGCCGCTGGTACGTGAAATTCTGGCATTAAATGATGGACAGTATCCTGTCATGGTCATTGCAGCAGGTGAGCGTGCAAAAGATGGCGTATTCTTCCCGCAGTACCGTTTTGATCGTGAGCTGTTTATTCAGAAGGTTTAA
- a CDS encoding sodium:solute symporter family transporter — MFQFTSTATVLLMVLFYGITFLLSLRIKQKNENVDGYMVSNGSIGFGMSAASMTATWIWAASFYAAASSGYKYGVSGALHYGLWGALMILFIYPFGKRFRELAPNAHTLAEIMHARHGNQSQMILAGSNIVGSVISLMVNFTAAGALVEILSPLSFIHGVLITGFGVLSYTLWSGFRSSVFTDFGQLVAMIVAAVIIIPTLFFTLGGPSLFQTGMHNLQPEQLDFFSKTAFLEQGAPFFVAVLAYAIGNQTIAQRMFAVRKDLIKPSFITATIGYAAIVVGLGMLGLLALFAGIQPIDGNLNNLIPQMAATYLSPFMVALLFFMVIGALSSTADSDLSALSAIVMTDIYGKQIAKNRPDPKKMLFIGRMTMIVATMLGILIATLKFDILAMLIFVGALWGAIVFPVIASLYWDKVNARAFNWSVGIAFLSFLVVRFEWLPIQGLIALGFELMATLGIGVVLGLMSFGFFGKKVGLVVGILASIGFLPWTIGFLRDYGTLLSSLTAYGSSAIVCTVLTLMNSKERFDFKQINKMVIEFHQVSEKSK, encoded by the coding sequence ATGTTTCAATTCACTAGTACAGCAACTGTACTATTGATGGTGCTTTTCTATGGCATCACCTTTCTATTGTCGTTACGCATTAAGCAAAAAAATGAAAATGTCGATGGATATATGGTCTCGAATGGCTCCATCGGCTTTGGAATGTCTGCGGCCAGTATGACCGCCACCTGGATCTGGGCCGCTTCATTTTATGCAGCAGCTTCGTCCGGATATAAATATGGTGTTTCCGGTGCCTTACACTATGGTTTGTGGGGTGCACTGATGATTTTATTTATCTATCCATTCGGCAAACGTTTCCGCGAACTGGCACCCAATGCGCACACTTTGGCAGAAATCATGCATGCGCGGCATGGCAACCAGAGCCAGATGATTCTGGCCGGCTCCAACATTGTCGGGAGCGTGATCAGCCTGATGGTAAACTTTACCGCAGCAGGTGCGCTGGTTGAAATTCTGTCTCCCCTCAGCTTTATCCATGGGGTCTTGATTACCGGATTTGGCGTCCTGTCCTATACTTTATGGTCAGGTTTCCGCTCCTCGGTATTTACCGACTTTGGTCAACTGGTTGCCATGATTGTGGCGGCAGTGATCATTATTCCAACGCTATTTTTTACTCTGGGCGGCCCGTCACTGTTCCAGACCGGCATGCATAATCTGCAACCGGAACAACTGGATTTCTTTTCAAAAACCGCATTTTTAGAACAGGGCGCACCATTTTTTGTGGCGGTACTGGCGTATGCAATTGGTAACCAGACCATTGCTCAACGCATGTTTGCAGTCCGTAAAGACTTGATCAAACCGAGTTTCATTACCGCAACCATTGGTTATGCTGCGATTGTCGTCGGTTTAGGAATGCTCGGATTATTGGCACTATTTGCCGGTATTCAGCCAATTGATGGCAACCTGAACAACCTGATTCCACAAATGGCAGCGACGTATCTGTCTCCATTTATGGTGGCCTTACTCTTTTTCATGGTGATTGGCGCGCTTTCGTCAACGGCGGATTCGGACTTATCTGCCCTGTCTGCCATCGTAATGACCGACATTTATGGCAAACAGATTGCTAAGAATCGTCCTGATCCGAAGAAGATGCTGTTTATTGGCCGGATGACCATGATTGTAGCCACCATGCTCGGTATTTTAATTGCCACGCTTAAATTCGATATTCTGGCGATGCTGATTTTTGTCGGCGCGCTCTGGGGTGCCATTGTATTCCCGGTGATTGCCAGCCTGTACTGGGACAAGGTCAATGCTCGTGCCTTTAACTGGTCTGTCGGTATCGCATTTTTAAGCTTTCTGGTGGTTCGATTTGAATGGCTGCCGATTCAGGGTCTGATCGCACTTGGCTTTGAGCTTATGGCGACCCTCGGTATTGGTGTGGTACTGGGTCTGATGAGCTTTGGCTTCTTTGGCAAGAAAGTTGGCCTGGTGGTCGGCATTCTGGCCAGTATCGGCTTCCTTCCATGGACCATCGGCTTCCTGCGTGATTATGGCACGCTATTGAGTTCTCTGACCGCCTATGGCAGCAGCGCCATTGTCTGTACCGTCCTGACTTTAATGAATAGCAAAGAACGATTTGATTTTAAACAAATCAATAAAATGGTGATTGAGTTTCACCAGGTATCTGAGAAAAGTAAATAA
- a CDS encoding enoyl-CoA hydratase-related protein, which translates to MTLSCIQQPHPHLNAILDQGVLTLAINRPEAKNALYGELYLWIAQALDEADQDSSVRVVILRGQDADFSAGNDMQDFMKYAAMKGQAPAAEGPPFILLKSAAKFSKPLIAAVRGVAIGIGVTILLHCDLVYSDHTALFQIPFVSLGLSPEGASSKLLIEQAGYHKAAELLLTAQKFNSETAHSANLVNSIEEEVYNKAAQQAAQLAALPLASLVQSKALMKHNLNEIIEWIDHEADIFMQRVGSPEMMEAVAAFMQKRKPDFSQFN; encoded by the coding sequence ATGACACTGAGCTGTATTCAACAACCTCATCCGCATTTAAACGCAATTTTAGATCAGGGCGTACTCACGCTGGCTATCAACCGCCCTGAAGCCAAAAATGCCTTGTATGGTGAATTGTACTTATGGATTGCCCAGGCCCTCGATGAAGCCGATCAGGACAGCAGTGTCCGGGTGGTAATTTTACGCGGTCAGGATGCAGATTTTAGTGCAGGCAATGACATGCAGGACTTTATGAAGTATGCAGCAATGAAGGGTCAGGCCCCTGCAGCGGAAGGCCCTCCTTTTATTTTATTAAAATCGGCAGCTAAATTTTCTAAGCCTTTGATTGCAGCCGTACGTGGTGTAGCTATTGGTATTGGGGTAACGATCCTGTTGCATTGTGACCTAGTTTATAGTGATCATACTGCCCTGTTCCAGATTCCTTTTGTCAGTCTGGGACTTTCTCCTGAAGGAGCTTCAAGTAAATTGTTAATTGAACAGGCGGGTTATCACAAGGCGGCTGAGTTATTACTTACTGCACAAAAATTTAACAGTGAAACAGCACATTCAGCCAATTTAGTGAACAGTATTGAAGAAGAGGTTTATAATAAAGCAGCGCAGCAAGCTGCTCAACTGGCAGCTCTTCCGCTGGCTTCTCTGGTCCAGTCCAAAGCCTTGATGAAACATAATTTAAATGAAATTATTGAATGGATTGATCATGAAGCTGACATCTTTATGCAGCGTGTTGGCTCACCTGAAATGATGGAAGCAGTTGCGGCCTTTATGCAAAAGCGTAAGCCGGATTTTTCTCAATTCAACTAA
- a CDS encoding putative transporter small subunit gives MSSQFMTLYVLFWPLVATMILFVICMGVYKDIQEAKISGEDLL, from the coding sequence ATGAGTAGTCAATTTATGACCCTATATGTACTTTTTTGGCCATTGGTGGCGACGATGATTCTGTTCGTCATTTGTATGGGAGTCTATAAAGACATCCAGGAAGCCAAGATCAGTGGTGAAGATTTGCTTTAG
- a CDS encoding NGG1p interacting factor NIF3, protein MLKLIYYVPESHLESTKLAIFTAGAGGIGDYEHCAWQILGTGQFKPLKGADPFIGEVGELEQVSEWRVETIVPEHKASEVARALKAMHPYEEPAFEFIQMVEIPL, encoded by the coding sequence ATGCTTAAACTCATTTACTACGTTCCTGAATCTCATCTTGAATCGACTAAACTTGCCATTTTTACAGCCGGTGCTGGAGGGATAGGCGATTATGAACATTGTGCCTGGCAGATTTTAGGCACTGGCCAGTTTAAGCCGCTGAAAGGCGCTGATCCATTTATTGGTGAGGTCGGTGAGCTTGAACAAGTTTCAGAATGGCGGGTAGAAACCATTGTGCCTGAACATAAGGCCAGTGAGGTGGCACGGGCGTTAAAGGCCATGCATCCTTATGAAGAGCCGGCTTTTGAGTTTATTCAAATGGTGGAGATTCCACTCTAA